A stretch of Haemophilus influenzae DNA encodes these proteins:
- a CDS encoding class I adenylate cyclase: MECNLAQAKQWVSALDQRRFERALQGSGDAFQHVLAIAPLLLHLNHPQLPGYVIHAPSGIANFLASDYQKKWLTNEYSIHYADHKPSTLKSAVNFHEVLPPILGVYVMGSFGSISQTSSSDLDTWICVRDGLSPDEYTLLTQKAKRISEWAMQFNVEINFYLMDQQRFRNEHYADPLTIENSGSAQYMLLLDEFYRSAVRLAGKPLLWLHLWVENEKDYEKQVARLITEGEIDPNDWVDFGGLGQFSANEYFGASLWHLYKGIDSPYKSVLKILLLEAYSKEYPNTCLIARTFKRDLLSGNTNPDHHFDPYIAILAKVTQYLTALSEFKRLDFVHRCFYVKATEDFARYQANNWRIRYMEILAQEWGWSAETVKHLNKRPFWKIKAVKENHDNIMKFLMLSYRNLVEFARKHHIHSSVVPQDINILSRKLYTAFEELPGKVSLLNTQISHNLSEAHLTFVEVRGNKHFKDGWYLINQPIHHIMFSKERVIEYGESLNKLVSWAYFNHLLTEKTELSIFSKNVTLSTLQRFVTNLRQSFPSTIAKQPKNSDLLNQCEIRSLFIAINLTTDPTSKVEEVLTGISSRDLFSFGSLEQSLVGSIDFTYRNVWNEIRTLHFEGQNAILLALKVLSNKIYRGVNRPDSIQVYCYSERYRQDLRQLVMGLVNRCVSIQVGDIQQPCQTSRLRVAGKNWQLFFEDRGISLQEIGNESVCNDAESAVDFDEVLQTPIEDGETNQESRRYPPEMDAFASEGFLQFFFEDNSDHSFNVYILDESNHLEIYRHCDGEKDEKVREINQLYQNAKQEGDKNPYNIVQHNFNYPQFYQLQNGKNGISIVPFKFRQMNK, encoded by the coding sequence GTGGAATGTAATCTAGCACAAGCAAAACAATGGGTTAGCGCCTTGGATCAACGCCGTTTTGAGCGTGCATTACAAGGTTCAGGCGATGCATTCCAACACGTTTTAGCGATTGCACCTTTACTTCTACACCTAAACCATCCGCAACTTCCCGGCTATGTTATTCACGCCCCCTCTGGCATTGCGAATTTCCTTGCTTCTGATTATCAAAAAAAATGGCTCACCAATGAATACAGTATTCACTATGCCGATCATAAGCCATCAACACTCAAAAGTGCGGTAAATTTTCACGAAGTTTTACCACCAATTCTAGGCGTTTATGTAATGGGTAGCTTTGGCTCAATAAGTCAAACCTCTTCTTCAGATCTTGATACTTGGATTTGTGTCCGTGATGGCTTGAGTCCAGATGAATATACACTTCTTACTCAAAAAGCCAAGCGGATTAGTGAATGGGCAATGCAATTTAATGTGGAAATTAATTTTTATTTGATGGATCAACAACGTTTCCGCAATGAACATTATGCTGACCCACTGACTATTGAAAATAGCGGCTCTGCGCAATATATGTTATTGCTTGATGAGTTCTATCGCTCCGCCGTACGCTTGGCTGGTAAACCTCTACTTTGGTTGCATTTATGGGTGGAAAATGAAAAAGACTATGAAAAACAGGTGGCGCGTTTAATTACTGAAGGGGAAATAGATCCAAATGATTGGGTGGATTTCGGCGGTTTAGGACAATTTTCTGCAAACGAATATTTCGGTGCCAGTTTATGGCATCTTTATAAAGGGATTGATTCACCTTATAAATCTGTGCTCAAAATTTTGTTGTTGGAAGCCTATTCCAAGGAATACCCAAACACTTGCTTAATTGCCCGCACTTTTAAGCGAGATTTACTTTCAGGCAATACCAATCCTGATCACCATTTTGATCCTTACATTGCCATTCTTGCAAAAGTAACCCAATATTTAACCGCACTTTCTGAATTTAAACGTTTGGATTTTGTGCACCGTTGTTTCTATGTGAAAGCAACGGAAGATTTTGCACGTTACCAAGCCAATAATTGGCGTATTCGTTATATGGAAATCCTTGCGCAAGAATGGGGATGGTCTGCAGAAACGGTAAAACATCTCAATAAGCGTCCATTTTGGAAAATTAAGGCAGTAAAAGAAAACCACGATAACATAATGAAATTTTTAATGTTGAGTTATCGTAATTTAGTGGAATTTGCTCGAAAGCATCATATTCACTCGAGCGTCGTGCCACAAGATATCAACATTCTTTCTCGTAAACTTTATACTGCTTTTGAAGAACTTCCCGGCAAAGTGTCCTTACTCAACACACAGATATCTCACAATTTATCAGAAGCACACCTGACTTTTGTGGAAGTTCGTGGCAATAAACATTTTAAAGATGGTTGGTACCTTATCAATCAACCAATACACCATATTATGTTCTCCAAAGAACGGGTGATCGAATACGGAGAAAGCCTGAATAAATTAGTTTCTTGGGCTTATTTCAATCATTTACTCACAGAAAAAACCGAATTGTCAATTTTTAGCAAGAATGTGACTTTAAGCACATTGCAACGCTTTGTCACTAACTTACGTCAGTCTTTTCCAAGCACCATCGCCAAACAACCTAAAAATAGCGATTTATTGAATCAATGTGAAATTCGTAGCTTGTTTATTGCCATAAATCTCACGACCGATCCAACATCCAAAGTAGAAGAAGTATTAACGGGTATTTCATCGCGAGATTTATTTAGTTTTGGATCGCTTGAGCAAAGCCTTGTGGGCAGTATTGATTTTACTTATCGTAACGTGTGGAACGAAATCCGAACGCTCCATTTTGAAGGGCAAAATGCCATTTTGCTTGCACTAAAAGTGCTTTCTAACAAAATTTATCGTGGCGTTAATCGCCCAGATTCCATCCAAGTCTATTGTTATAGTGAACGTTATCGCCAAGATTTACGTCAATTAGTGATGGGATTAGTCAATCGATGCGTTAGCATCCAAGTCGGCGATATTCAACAACCTTGCCAAACGTCACGTTTACGCGTAGCGGGTAAAAACTGGCAATTATTTTTTGAAGATCGCGGCATCAGCTTACAAGAAATCGGAAATGAATCGGTCTGTAATGACGCTGAAAGTGCGGTGGATTTTGACGAAGTTTTACAAACACCAATTGAAGATGGCGAGACAAACCAAGAAAGTCGTCGCTATCCACCAGAAATGGATGCCTTCGCAAGTGAAGGATTCCTACAATTCTTTTTTGAAGATAATTCTGATCACAGCTTCAATGTTTATATTTTAGATGAATCTAATCATCTCGAAATCTATCGCCACTGCGATGGTGAAAAAGATGAAAAAGTGCGGGAGATTAATCAACTTTATCAAAACGCCAAACAGGAAGGCGATAAAAATCCTTACAATATCGTTCAACATAATTTTAACTACCCTCAATTTTATCAACTACAAAATGGAAAAAATGGCATATCCATCGTGCCGTTTAAATTCCGCCAAATGAATAAGTAA